TTTATCtcacaaaagttattattatagaaattaattatcTGTTGATTAATATACATGTCTTATAACAATTGTAATTATACCTAAATAACACAGCCTTCTTAATCTTCATTTCAATGTTAGAATCCGTCATTTCATTtcgaaaaaaacatttcttacgACCAGCGccagatttaatggaaaaaaggGAATGTTTGCAAAGATTatattgaaaagaaatataagtAGTATCTTTACATTCCGAAACTTAACTTATCTGTCCCAAGAGCCACTTAAAAACTCTATCTTGTCTATTGCGGGGACAATTCGACGACAATTACTAAAGCTATAAATCTTTGGTCTATGATTGTTGTACGTTCTTCCTCAGTTTTTCTAATTCCTGCCACATTTCTTTAGGCAAGTCTTGGCCAACTTCTTCTTTGAAATACTTCTCGATGGCGTCAGCTTCTTGGAGCCAGAAGTCTTTAGGGATGCTGAACAGGGTGTCCATGTCAATTTTGCCCAGGTTTTGGACGTTGAGGTCGTTCTGTTTGGGGACGAAGCCGAGAGGGGTCTCGGTGTAGCAGGGCTCGTTGTCGCAGCGGCGCAGGATCCAGTCGAGAACGCGGGAGTTCTCGCCGAAGCCGGGCCAGAGGAATTTGCCCTGAAATTAGAATATTACTTTAGTAATACTGTTATATGATTTTAAACGCGATGTCGTTAGCAGGCATTAATTTGTTCATTAACTATTTTCCCTATCtattatatttagttagaaTTCTTAAATAATCTCGCTTTATCGAGCAGTAGGTCAAAAATGTACCTACATTGTTATGTAGATTTACTGATCTTGCTATTacgataaaataattgtaattattataagtcCATGTTGTCCCACTGCTAGGAAAAGGCCTCCCTTTCCTCTTTCCAACTATCCCTTTCCAGGGCAAGTGCTTCCCAATCCCTAATGTGAAAATCGAACTCATCACGCCATCTACGCCTAGGTCTCCCGTGGTCTtatgatgaaataattattttatcgaaaAGTTTCTACTCCAAACTGCTCATCCTCCATCCAATACTACAATCACTAAaggacaacaaaaaaaaaatcagtagcAATCTACACTTGCTACTAACCTCATCATTCTTGCGGAACCAGTTGACGTGGAAGATCTTGGGCACCTGTCTGCCGGGCTTCGGCATCGACAGCCAGTGCTTCAGGTAGTCACCGAAGTTGTACCCGAAGAACGGGCGCATCGCGAACGGATCGTGCATAATTGTCTTGCCCTGTATTCGAAGGAAAAGGTTAATTACGTGTTGATAGAATTATGTGATGCCTGATCATATCTATCATGgaggtttgtaatgtttttatgtcTTGGTAGCTTTTTGGTGTCGAACTAGGATTTTCTTGTGGAAGTTTTATCTGATTATAtactaagtaaaataataagttttcgACACGATcaaaaagtacattattttcGGATATGTCGAGAGATTTTCggattattaagtaattttaatcttttctttttttttagcaaTCCTTTACATATATTAGGCATTATTTATTTGCTCATATATAAACTCGTTATTGATTAGGTACCTACGCAATGACTTAGTTACtttaacaattttagttttagttccATCACAGTATTCTGAGTCACATTACTCCACGATTTATTCTAGCTCATATATCCTCATATTTGAATACTTACACTGTGTTCAGCGGCAGCAGTGGCCTCGGACCTCATGGTGGCCCCCATGAAGACGCCGTGGTTCCAGTCGCGGGCCTCCACCACGAGGGGCACGCCGGCAGGGCGCCGCCCGCCCAGCAGGATGGCCGAGATCGGGACTCCTTCCGAGCTCTCCCACTCCGAGTCGATGATGGGGCACTGTTCTGCTGGAGTGCAGAATCTGTAGACATGGAAAAATTTAGTTGTAATGCTATTTAGAATTAAGAGTGGAAGTTTCTGAAGaacggtaaaaatatttttggtgttttGGTAATACTAGGGTTGAAATGTGGAAGCTTctgaaaaacacaaaaattgataaaatttataattctattaaGGCTTTGAGGGCTGAATAAGGGACAGTCGTGGTGTCTAAGATCATTTTGTGGAAGtgctataaacaaatattgcgTGAgttaaattgcaataataagATAAGACAAATAAAAGAGTGCAATCTATAATTccggaaaatatttttagctggTAACAATAAAACCATAGCCTCAGAATTTCAACTCAAACATTCAGCCACAGACTACATTCTAATCTAATACACTACTATCTTGAGTTGCTATCTTACCTTGAGTTGGGGTGTGCGGCGGGGGTCTTCTTGCTGGGATCCCAGGGCTGGCCCTTCCAGTCGGTGAGGCTCTCGGGGGCTGCCCCCATGCCCTCCCACCACACCCCACCGTCGTTGGTCTCCCCGACGTTCGTGAATACAGTGTTCTTGAATACTGTTGACATCGCGATCGGGTTGGTCGCTTCAGATGTTCCTGTAAAGATGGCATGTGGATTTTGAGATGTTGATAGAAAGTGACATTATACCgttatttcttgtatttttcgTTACTTTTTATTCTCAATTcgctttatttttctttttttatgttggttacctcacaatttttttaatgtgaaatagctgtcatttggttttTCGTCAAGTTTTTCTCAGTAGTATTTTATTGTGAGTCGTAATGTATTATAGACGAGTGTTTAATGTATTATAAACTTACTCCtacaaacaaaacttataaGTTTACCTGGAGCAACTCCAAAGAATCCATTCTCCGGGTTGATAGCCCTCAACACTCCATTCTTATCGAACTTCATCCAGGCGATATCGTCTCCGACACACTCCACCTTGTATCCAGGCAAGGTTGGGGTCATCATGGCTAGGTTGGTCTTACCACAGGCTGAGGGGAAAGCGGCCGCGATGTAGCGCTTACGACCTTTTGGGTCTGTTACACCAACGATCTAGGAAAAAGAAATGgctaaggttattttttttatttacttttggaTTAAGAGTCTGGCTTTGTGATTGAGGTTTAGGAAGATGAGAGAAATAGGgaatgtacttaaatatttattaacttgaaattgaaaactatttgtaaaatttattgagAATATCAAGAAAAGCTCAGTTTTATACTGAATAATGTTCCTCTGGATATGTTGATTTGTAGTTATTTTAGtttacatcattttattataaaaaaatgaaactttctGTTTCAACTAGATATTGCCTTAGGGATTTCGACATTCTTCATTATCTTTgcaagtaagtattttttaacaagCAGTATTTCTCTAGCATACATAAGCATACCATTATAATATCTACTATACTAAAAAACTA
The genomic region above belongs to Trichoplusia ni isolate ovarian cell line Hi5 chromosome 5, tn1, whole genome shotgun sequence and contains:
- the LOC113494263 gene encoding phosphoenolpyruvate carboxykinase [GTP]-like isoform X1, yielding MLHLNSVPEDYARKNNQYAQVALACGRAAHQTALRGATAPTPQLATLTPKVRAFVERSVALCQPEHVHVCDGSEAEASALLHIMQQQGTLKRLPKYDNCWLARTDPADVARVESRTFICSDKERDVVPIARAGQKSALGNYIAAADYDKAITERFPGCMRGRTMYVIPFSMGPVGSPLSKIGVEITDSPYVVYSMRVMTRMGAKVLEALRQDEQFVRCLHAVGTGGIQGWPCDPPRTIILHKPADNEIVSYGSGYGGNSLLGKKCFALRLGSVIARREGWLAEHMLIVGVTDPKGRKRYIAAAFPSACGKTNLAMMTPTLPGYKVECVGDDIAWMKFDKNGVLRAINPENGFFGVAPGTSEATNPIAMSTVFKNTVFTNVGETNDGGVWWEGMGAAPESLTDWKGQPWDPSKKTPAAHPNSRFCTPAEQCPIIDSEWESSEGVPISAILLGGRRPAGVPLVVEARDWNHGVFMGATMRSEATAAAEHSGKTIMHDPFAMRPFFGYNFGDYLKHWLSMPKPGRQVPKIFHVNWFRKNDEGKFLWPGFGENSRVLDWILRRCDNEPCYTETPLGFVPKQNDLNVQNLGKIDMDTLFSIPKDFWLQEADAIEKYFKEEVGQDLPKEMWQELEKLRKNVQQS
- the LOC113494263 gene encoding phosphoenolpyruvate carboxykinase [GTP]-like isoform X2; translation: MVFLFSRITKKYAQVALACGRAAHQTALRGATAPTPQLATLTPKVRAFVERSVALCQPEHVHVCDGSEAEASALLHIMQQQGTLKRLPKYDNCWLARTDPADVARVESRTFICSDKERDVVPIARAGQKSALGNYIAAADYDKAITERFPGCMRGRTMYVIPFSMGPVGSPLSKIGVEITDSPYVVYSMRVMTRMGAKVLEALRQDEQFVRCLHAVGTGGIQGWPCDPPRTIILHKPADNEIVSYGSGYGGNSLLGKKCFALRLGSVIARREGWLAEHMLIVGVTDPKGRKRYIAAAFPSACGKTNLAMMTPTLPGYKVECVGDDIAWMKFDKNGVLRAINPENGFFGVAPGTSEATNPIAMSTVFKNTVFTNVGETNDGGVWWEGMGAAPESLTDWKGQPWDPSKKTPAAHPNSRFCTPAEQCPIIDSEWESSEGVPISAILLGGRRPAGVPLVVEARDWNHGVFMGATMRSEATAAAEHSGKTIMHDPFAMRPFFGYNFGDYLKHWLSMPKPGRQVPKIFHVNWFRKNDEGKFLWPGFGENSRVLDWILRRCDNEPCYTETPLGFVPKQNDLNVQNLGKIDMDTLFSIPKDFWLQEADAIEKYFKEEVGQDLPKEMWQELEKLRKNVQQS